Proteins from one SAR202 cluster bacterium genomic window:
- the ilvC gene encoding ketol-acid reductoisomerase — MAKMYYETDADLSYLKDKTVGIIGYGSQGHAHALNLKDSGVNVVVGLYDGSPSIDKAKAAGLDVMSVSNAAKNADLITMLIPDTKQSKVFKEEIQPHLRKGKTLMFAHGFNIHFKALVPPANIDVSMVAPKAPGHRMREVFTKGSGVPCLLAIHQNVSGKAKEVALAYAKGVGGTRAGVLETTFKEETETDLFGEQAVLCGGITQLIKYGFETLTEAGYQPESAYFEVLHEMKLIVDLMYQGGMGYMRYSISDTAEYGDYTRGPQVVDAHVKENMKKTLKAIQDGSFAKEWITENDEGMPRFKRLRKENADHSIEKVGAELRAMMPWLKQQV, encoded by the coding sequence ATGGCAAAAATGTACTACGAAACCGACGCCGACCTCTCATACCTAAAAGATAAGACCGTCGGCATCATCGGCTACGGCAGCCAGGGCCACGCCCACGCCCTCAACCTCAAAGACAGCGGCGTCAACGTCGTCGTCGGCCTCTACGACGGCAGCCCCAGCATCGACAAGGCCAAGGCCGCCGGCCTCGACGTCATGTCCGTATCCAACGCCGCCAAAAACGCCGACCTCATTACCATGCTCATCCCGGACACCAAGCAGTCCAAGGTCTTCAAAGAGGAAATCCAGCCCCACCTCCGCAAGGGCAAGACCCTCATGTTCGCCCACGGCTTCAACATCCACTTCAAGGCCCTGGTGCCCCCCGCTAACATAGACGTCTCCATGGTCGCGCCCAAGGCCCCCGGCCATCGAATGCGTGAAGTCTTCACCAAAGGCTCCGGCGTACCCTGCCTCCTGGCTATCCACCAGAACGTCTCCGGCAAGGCCAAAGAGGTCGCCCTGGCCTACGCCAAGGGAGTGGGCGGCACCCGCGCCGGCGTCCTGGAGACCACCTTCAAAGAGGAGACCGAGACCGACCTCTTCGGCGAGCAGGCCGTCCTCTGCGGCGGCATCACCCAGCTTATCAAGTACGGCTTCGAGACCCTTACCGAGGCCGGCTACCAGCCCGAGTCCGCGTATTTCGAGGTCCTCCACGAGATGAAGCTTATCGTCGACCTTATGTACCAGGGCGGCATGGGCTACATGCGCTACTCTATCAGCGACACCGCTGAGTACGGCGACTACACCCGCGGCCCCCAGGTCGTCGACGCCCACGTCAAAGAGAACATGAAGAAGACCCTGAAGGCCATCCAGGACGGCAGCTTCGCCAAAGAGTGGATCACCGAAAACGACGAGGGCATGCCTCGCTTCAAGCGCCTCCGCAAGGAAAACGCCGACCACTCCATCGAAAAAGTTGGCGCCGAACTCCGCGCTATGATGCCCTGGCTCAAACAGCAGGTCTAG
- the ilvN gene encoding acetolactate synthase small subunit produces the protein MAAEYKTIVSLVRDRPGVLTRIASMFRRRNFNIISLAVGQSETKGLSRMTFVVDGDDATIDQVIKQLRKLIDVVSVEPIGDRTMVARELALIRVTATSATRSEITQIAEIFRANVIDVAPDSLIIEVTGDEDKVQSLKSLLESFGVREMIRTGRVAMERGLALDSRRNGKTTIPQA, from the coding sequence ATGGCGGCTGAATATAAGACCATCGTTTCCCTCGTCCGAGACCGGCCCGGCGTCCTCACCCGCATCGCCAGCATGTTCCGACGGCGCAACTTCAACATCATCAGCCTCGCCGTCGGCCAGTCCGAGACCAAGGGCCTATCCCGAATGACCTTCGTCGTTGACGGCGACGACGCTACCATCGACCAGGTCATCAAGCAGCTCCGCAAGCTCATCGACGTGGTCTCTGTGGAGCCTATAGGCGATAGGACTATGGTCGCCCGCGAGCTGGCCCTCATCCGGGTCACCGCCACCTCGGCCACCCGCTCGGAAATCACCCAGATCGCCGAAATCTTCCGCGCCAACGTCATCGACGTCGCCCCCGACTCCCTCATCATCGAAGTCACCGGTGACGAGGACAAGGTCCAGTCCCTCAAAAGCCTCCTGGAGTCCTTCGGCGTCCGCGAAATGATCCGCACCGGCCGAGTCGCCATGGAGCGCGGCCTCGCCCTGGACTCCCGCCGCAACGGCAAGACCACAATTCCTCAAGCCTAA
- the metF gene encoding methylenetetrahydrofolate reductase [NAD(P)H] yields MVPQVKIRETLRKKRTLSFEFYPPKAVEGVPSVFKAVDGLKSFGPDFVSVTYGAGGTTRALTEEIVVKVAREMKLVAMAHLTCVGQTREEVHNVLVRYEEAGIKNVIALRGDPPRGQATFVPVEGGYSHASELIEHIKSNFPFGIAAACYPEAHLESESWDRDLEHIKRKVDLGADFLITQLFYDNSYFYNMVERFRKKGIGAPVLAGVLPILSTSQIRRFTALCGTSIPEGLNARLEKYVDDDNAAREFGIEYATRQVEDLVSQGVEGIHFYALNRSYSITKILTNLGWPKVG; encoded by the coding sequence ATCGTACCGCAGGTAAAAATTAGGGAGACGCTGAGAAAGAAACGGACGCTGTCTTTTGAGTTTTATCCGCCGAAGGCGGTGGAAGGCGTGCCGTCGGTATTCAAGGCTGTCGATGGGTTGAAGTCGTTTGGGCCGGACTTTGTATCTGTTACTTATGGGGCTGGAGGGACCACCCGCGCTCTCACAGAGGAGATAGTGGTGAAGGTGGCGCGGGAGATGAAGCTGGTGGCCATGGCGCACCTGACGTGCGTGGGGCAGACGCGGGAGGAGGTGCACAACGTCCTGGTGCGCTACGAGGAGGCGGGGATAAAGAACGTCATCGCGCTGCGGGGGGACCCGCCTCGCGGGCAGGCGACGTTTGTGCCAGTGGAGGGGGGTTACAGCCACGCTAGCGAGCTGATTGAGCATATCAAGAGCAACTTTCCGTTTGGCATCGCGGCGGCGTGCTATCCGGAGGCGCATTTGGAGTCGGAGAGTTGGGACAGGGACCTGGAGCATATCAAGCGAAAGGTGGACCTTGGCGCGGACTTTTTGATAACGCAGCTTTTCTATGACAACAGCTATTTTTACAACATGGTGGAGAGGTTTAGGAAGAAGGGGATAGGGGCGCCGGTGCTGGCGGGAGTGCTGCCGATTCTAAGCACGTCGCAGATACGGCGGTTCACGGCGCTGTGCGGGACGAGCATACCGGAGGGGTTGAACGCGCGGTTGGAGAAGTACGTCGACGACGATAACGCGGCGCGGGAGTTTGGGATTGAGTATGCGACGCGGCAGGTGGAGGACCTGGTGTCCCAGGGGGTGGAGGGGATACATTTTTACGCGCTGAATCGGAGCTATTCGATTACGAAGATACTGACGAACTTGGGGTGGCCGAAGGTGGGATAG
- a CDS encoding LLM class F420-dependent oxidoreductase, which yields MHIGINIPVPTYWVDPAFIAEKAESLGLESLWAAEHPIMPVHIATRFYGSADGAVPPTMPHYADPFILFARASAVTKRIKLGTSICLVPERNPLVLAKEVATLDYFSRGRFIFGVGAGWLREETEIMGGDFDHRWSQVREAIAVMKKLWTSDAAEHHGKYYNFPPVKSYPKPFQKPHPPILLGGMAPNVLHRAVAYADGWLPDKLTPDQLKQRRYELDKLAEAAGRDPRSLTITIYGQPPDRDLINAWRAAGADRVMVRNQPLKSEKEMGEQMERFAKAVL from the coding sequence TTGCACATCGGCATCAACATTCCCGTCCCCACCTACTGGGTCGACCCTGCCTTCATCGCCGAAAAGGCTGAAAGCCTCGGCCTCGAGTCCCTCTGGGCCGCCGAACACCCCATCATGCCCGTCCACATCGCCACCCGCTTCTACGGCTCCGCCGACGGCGCCGTCCCGCCCACCATGCCCCACTACGCCGACCCCTTCATCCTCTTCGCCCGCGCCTCCGCTGTCACCAAACGGATAAAACTCGGCACCAGCATCTGCCTCGTCCCAGAACGCAACCCCCTCGTCCTCGCCAAGGAAGTCGCCACCCTCGACTACTTCTCGCGAGGCCGCTTCATCTTCGGCGTCGGCGCGGGATGGCTGCGCGAGGAGACGGAAATCATGGGCGGCGACTTCGACCATCGATGGTCCCAGGTCCGCGAGGCCATCGCGGTCATGAAGAAGCTCTGGACCAGCGACGCCGCCGAGCACCACGGCAAGTACTATAACTTTCCGCCCGTCAAGTCCTATCCGAAACCCTTCCAGAAGCCCCACCCGCCCATCCTCCTGGGCGGCATGGCCCCTAACGTCCTCCACCGCGCTGTCGCCTACGCCGACGGCTGGCTCCCCGACAAACTCACCCCCGACCAGCTAAAGCAAAGGCGCTACGAACTCGATAAGCTCGCCGAAGCCGCTGGCCGAGACCCCCGCTCCCTCACCATCACCATCTACGGCCAGCCCCCTGACCGCGACCTCATCAACGCCTGGCGCGCCGCCGGCGCCGACCGCGTCATGGTCCGCAACCAGCCCCTCAAGTCCGAAAAGGAAATGGGGGAGCAGATGGAACGCTTCGCCAAAGCCGTCCTCTAG
- a CDS encoding SDR family NAD(P)-dependent oxidoreductase, with the protein MPLTGKIVLVTGASDTPGAQIAIALARAGAKVAVEGLATVQEKVLRTVEKFGGDALPVRGNVVNESDVNHVLSNVEAIFGPVDILVNASGVRLSKPVADMTPADWDKVVGSKARAAFMCSRAVLPAMKKKGSGHIISYAASQSLHGEPGRAALCASENALVGFNNALIRELSGSGIKVSLVTAAGALQGEDAPDSKGMDPEEIARAVVTLASQDGKASSSHLIVRP; encoded by the coding sequence ATGCCCCTCACAGGCAAAATAGTCCTCGTCACCGGCGCCAGCGACACCCCCGGCGCCCAAATCGCCATCGCCCTCGCCAGAGCCGGCGCTAAAGTCGCCGTCGAAGGCCTCGCCACCGTCCAGGAAAAAGTCCTCCGCACCGTCGAAAAGTTCGGCGGCGACGCCCTCCCCGTCCGAGGCAACGTCGTCAACGAGTCCGACGTCAACCACGTCCTCTCCAACGTCGAGGCCATCTTCGGGCCTGTCGACATCCTCGTCAACGCCTCTGGCGTCCGCCTCTCCAAGCCCGTCGCCGACATGACCCCCGCCGACTGGGACAAAGTCGTCGGCAGCAAGGCCCGCGCCGCCTTCATGTGCTCCCGCGCCGTCCTCCCGGCCATGAAGAAAAAGGGTAGCGGCCACATCATCTCCTACGCCGCCTCCCAGTCCCTCCACGGCGAGCCTGGCCGCGCCGCCCTCTGCGCCTCCGAAAACGCCCTCGTCGGCTTCAACAACGCCCTCATCCGCGAGTTATCGGGCAGCGGCATCAAAGTCTCCCTGGTCACCGCCGCCGGCGCCCTCCAGGGCGAAGACGCCCCCGACTCCAAAGGCATGGACCCCGAAGAAATCGCCCGCGCCGTCGTCACCCTCGCCTCCCAGGACGGCAAAGCCTCCAGCTCCCACCTCATAGTCCGCCCCTGA
- the ilvB gene encoding biosynthetic-type acetolactate synthase large subunit: protein MKMTGAQIVFESLTREGVNVIFGIPGGAILPLYQTLPEYPNLRHILTRHEQGAAHAADGYARVTGKVGVAFGTSGPGATNLVTGIACAQMDSIPTVFITGQVGRAAIGKDAFQETDIAGITLPITKHNYLVMNASEIAYTIKEAFYLARTGRPGPVLVDIPKDVFVEQAEFEYPETVDLPHYNVQPAIKTEALKQAAALIKDAKRPLILAGHGVIISHAYNELRELAEKTGIPVITTLLGISSFPSNHPLCVGMPGMHGMAYASLAIDEADLLLGLGMRFDDRVTGDLKTFAPNAKIIHVEVDPSEINKNKHATVPLVGDLKTVLQKLLPHVQPKTHPDWVKRIDVLKKEHPPVRSIAANGMRPQAILQTLSKETKGQHVIVTGVGQHQMWAAQHSTFVNPNSFITSGGLGAMGFEVPAAMGAQVGRPDATVWSICGDGGFQMTMSELATIVENNIPVKFAIFNNGFLGMVRQWQDIFYKKSYVATNYTRNPDFVKLAEAFGMPGRRVARQEDVLPAIREAMAHNGPMLLDFMIPQEENVFPFIPAGQSTAQLMEEPVEDLAHGG from the coding sequence ATGAAAATGACAGGCGCGCAGATAGTCTTCGAGTCCCTCACCCGCGAGGGCGTCAACGTCATTTTCGGCATTCCAGGCGGCGCCATTCTCCCCCTCTACCAGACCCTCCCCGAATATCCCAACCTCCGACACATCCTCACCCGCCACGAGCAGGGCGCCGCCCACGCCGCCGACGGCTACGCACGAGTCACCGGCAAGGTCGGCGTCGCCTTCGGCACCTCCGGCCCCGGCGCCACCAACCTGGTCACCGGCATCGCCTGCGCCCAGATGGACTCCATCCCCACCGTCTTCATCACCGGCCAGGTGGGCCGCGCCGCCATCGGCAAGGACGCCTTCCAGGAGACGGACATCGCCGGCATCACCCTCCCCATCACCAAGCACAACTACCTGGTCATGAACGCCTCCGAAATCGCCTACACCATCAAAGAGGCCTTCTACCTCGCCCGCACCGGCCGCCCCGGCCCTGTCCTGGTGGACATCCCCAAGGACGTCTTCGTCGAGCAGGCTGAGTTCGAATACCCCGAGACCGTCGACCTGCCCCACTACAACGTCCAGCCCGCCATCAAGACCGAAGCCTTGAAGCAGGCCGCGGCGCTTATCAAGGACGCCAAGCGGCCCCTCATCCTGGCAGGCCACGGCGTCATTATCTCCCACGCCTACAACGAGCTTCGCGAGCTGGCCGAAAAGACCGGCATCCCCGTTATCACCACCCTCCTGGGCATCTCCTCCTTCCCCAGCAATCACCCCCTCTGCGTCGGCATGCCCGGTATGCACGGCATGGCCTACGCCAGCCTCGCTATCGACGAGGCCGACTTGCTTCTAGGCCTCGGTATGCGCTTCGACGACCGCGTCACCGGCGACCTCAAGACCTTCGCCCCCAACGCCAAAATCATCCACGTGGAAGTCGACCCCTCGGAAATCAACAAGAATAAGCACGCCACCGTCCCCCTGGTCGGCGACCTCAAGACCGTCCTGCAAAAGCTCCTGCCCCACGTCCAGCCCAAAACTCACCCCGACTGGGTCAAGCGCATCGATGTGCTGAAGAAGGAGCATCCCCCTGTTCGCTCCATCGCCGCCAACGGCATGAGGCCACAAGCCATTCTCCAAACGCTGTCTAAGGAGACCAAAGGCCAGCACGTCATTGTCACCGGCGTCGGCCAGCACCAGATGTGGGCCGCCCAGCACTCCACCTTCGTCAACCCCAACAGCTTCATCACCTCCGGCGGCCTCGGGGCCATGGGCTTCGAAGTCCCCGCCGCCATGGGCGCCCAGGTGGGCCGCCCCGACGCCACCGTCTGGTCCATCTGCGGCGACGGCGGCTTCCAGATGACCATGTCGGAGCTGGCCACCATCGTGGAAAACAATATCCCGGTCAAGTTCGCCATCTTCAACAACGGCTTCCTGGGCATGGTGAGACAGTGGCAGGACATCTTCTACAAAAAGAGCTACGTCGCCACCAACTATACCCGCAACCCGGACTTCGTGAAGCTGGCCGAGGCCTTCGGCATGCCCGGACGCCGCGTCGCCCGACAGGAGGACGTCCTCCCCGCCATCCGGGAGGCCATGGCTCACAACGGCCCCATGCTCCTCGACTTCATGATCCCCCAGGAAGAGAACGTCTTCCCCTTCATACCCGCCGGGCAGAGCACCGCCCAGTTGATGGAAGAACCCGTGGAGGACCTGGCCCATGGCGGCTGA
- a CDS encoding inositol monophosphatase: MTLILQTNDQQLKDIESFAMGITRKAGAILLEHFQKPLDIQYKSKDGTNPVTDADKHSESFLKEAILKAYPDHAILAEEGSQVEAKQSDYVWVIDPLDGTVNFLNGLPIFAVSVGVLYRGRPAVGCIFLPSATSAQGCVYHARTGGGAFRDEEPISVVTSSSPEKGRITVFPRAFAQHFRMKKGYKGKVGELRSPGSVAYEVAMTASGVVQYAVYSSPWVWDVSGGIVLVREAGGVVRFRSGRDGRGWRPFEGFVDGEGRPLGLSELKKWRTSWFFGGEGMAEFVTSHMSPRTRVELAASRWMRRMFS; encoded by the coding sequence ATGACACTGATTTTGCAGACCAACGACCAGCAATTGAAGGACATCGAGTCCTTCGCTATGGGGATAACGCGGAAGGCGGGGGCGATCCTTTTAGAGCATTTTCAGAAGCCGCTGGATATTCAGTACAAGTCCAAGGACGGCACCAACCCGGTCACCGACGCCGACAAGCACAGCGAGTCGTTCTTAAAAGAGGCGATCCTCAAGGCGTACCCGGACCACGCGATACTGGCGGAAGAAGGGTCGCAGGTGGAGGCGAAGCAGTCCGACTATGTGTGGGTCATCGACCCGCTGGACGGCACGGTGAATTTTCTGAACGGGCTGCCGATTTTCGCGGTGTCAGTGGGGGTGCTGTACCGGGGGCGGCCTGCGGTGGGGTGCATTTTCCTGCCGTCGGCCACCAGCGCGCAGGGGTGCGTGTACCACGCACGGACGGGCGGCGGCGCCTTCAGGGACGAGGAGCCGATTAGCGTGGTGACGTCGTCGAGCCCAGAGAAGGGTCGGATAACGGTGTTCCCTCGCGCCTTCGCGCAGCACTTCAGGATGAAGAAGGGGTACAAGGGGAAGGTGGGGGAACTGCGAAGCCCGGGAAGCGTGGCGTACGAGGTGGCGATGACGGCCAGCGGCGTGGTGCAGTACGCGGTATACAGCAGTCCGTGGGTGTGGGATGTGTCGGGCGGGATTGTGCTGGTGCGGGAGGCGGGAGGTGTGGTGCGGTTCAGGTCGGGGAGGGATGGGCGAGGGTGGAGGCCCTTCGAGGGGTTTGTTGATGGGGAGGGCAGGCCGCTGGGGCTGTCGGAGTTGAAGAAGTGGCGGACCAGCTGGTTTTTTGGGGGCGAAGGGATGGCGGAATTTGTGACCAGCCACATGTCGCCGAGGACGAGGGTGGAGCTGGCGGCGAGCCGGTGGATGAGGCGGATGTTTTCTTAG
- the ggt gene encoding gamma-glutamyltransferase has translation MQFNSRRSPVLARNGIVSTSQPLAAMAGLRILMNGGNAVDAAVAAAAALNVVEPMSTGIGGDLFALLWSAKDKKVTALNASGRAPAAANIDELRKKGWTSIPATSPYGVTVPGAVDGWHTLVTQKGSMPLADVLAPAIEYAEKGYPVSPIIAQGWADGFPKLAAHASGSELMYKGQPPRTGQVMKLPELAKSLRLIAEGGRDAFYKGPIAQKISSYIQEKGGWLTPKDFADNRPDWDQPITADYRGVTVWECPPNGQGLNALMALNIAEGFDIASMGHQSAATYHHLIESMRVAYSNGLRYIADPRKTKVPLKTLLSREYATTRRAFISPHKAIDRIAYDPNIRDSDTIYCTAVDGHGNACSLINSLYQGFGTGLVAPTTGIALQNRGISFALDASHPNSLAPGKRPFHTIIPGMATRGGDLWLSFGVMGGFQQAQGHLQVIVNMVDFGLDPQSALDSRRFNVNNDGSTSLEQDVSSDVIDALRRMGHRITDYSGADDVFYGGGQIIARDPNTGVLTAGSDPRKDGCALGW, from the coding sequence ATGCAATTCAACTCCCGCCGTTCCCCCGTCCTGGCCAGAAACGGCATCGTCTCCACCAGCCAGCCCCTGGCCGCCATGGCCGGCCTCCGCATCCTCATGAACGGCGGCAACGCTGTCGACGCCGCCGTGGCCGCCGCCGCCGCCCTCAACGTCGTCGAGCCCATGTCCACCGGCATCGGCGGCGACCTCTTCGCCCTCCTCTGGAGCGCCAAAGACAAAAAGGTCACCGCCCTCAACGCCTCCGGCCGCGCCCCCGCCGCCGCCAATATAGACGAGCTCCGCAAGAAGGGCTGGACCTCCATTCCCGCTACCTCCCCCTACGGCGTCACCGTTCCCGGCGCCGTCGACGGCTGGCACACCCTCGTCACCCAGAAAGGCTCCATGCCCCTCGCCGATGTCCTCGCTCCCGCTATCGAGTACGCCGAAAAGGGCTACCCCGTCTCCCCTATCATCGCCCAGGGCTGGGCCGACGGCTTCCCCAAGCTGGCCGCCCACGCCTCCGGCTCCGAGCTTATGTACAAGGGCCAGCCCCCCCGCACCGGCCAGGTCATGAAATTGCCCGAGCTGGCAAAATCCCTCCGCCTCATCGCCGAGGGTGGCCGCGACGCTTTCTACAAAGGCCCCATCGCCCAGAAAATCTCTTCCTACATCCAGGAAAAGGGCGGCTGGCTCACCCCCAAAGATTTCGCCGACAACCGCCCAGACTGGGACCAGCCTATCACCGCCGACTACCGAGGCGTCACCGTCTGGGAGTGCCCTCCCAACGGCCAGGGCCTCAACGCCCTCATGGCCCTCAACATAGCTGAGGGTTTCGACATCGCGTCCATGGGCCACCAGTCCGCCGCGACCTACCATCACCTCATCGAGTCCATGCGCGTCGCCTACTCCAACGGTCTCCGCTACATCGCCGACCCCCGCAAGACCAAAGTCCCCCTCAAGACCCTCCTCTCCAGGGAGTACGCGACCACCCGACGCGCCTTCATCTCCCCCCACAAGGCCATCGACCGCATCGCCTACGACCCCAACATCCGCGACTCCGACACCATCTACTGCACCGCCGTCGACGGCCACGGCAACGCCTGCTCCCTCATCAACAGCCTCTACCAGGGCTTCGGCACCGGCCTCGTCGCCCCCACCACCGGCATCGCCCTTCAGAATCGGGGCATCTCCTTCGCCCTCGACGCCTCCCATCCCAATTCCCTGGCCCCCGGCAAACGCCCCTTCCACACCATCATCCCCGGCATGGCCACCCGCGGCGGCGACCTCTGGCTATCCTTCGGCGTCATGGGCGGCTTCCAGCAGGCCCAGGGCCACCTCCAGGTCATAGTCAATATGGTCGACTTCGGCCTCGACCCCCAATCCGCCCTGGACTCCCGCCGCTTCAACGTCAACAACGACGGCTCCACCTCCCTGGAGCAGGACGTGTCGTCCGATGTCATCGACGCCCTCCGCCGCATGGGCCACCGCATCACCGACTACAGCGGCGCCGACGACGTCTTCTACGGCGGCGGCCAGATCATCGCCCGCGACCCCAACACCGGCGTCCTCACCGCCGGCTCCGACCCCCGCAAAGACGGCTGCGCCCTCGGCTGGTAA
- a CDS encoding NAD(P)H-quinone oxidoreductase, which produces MRAAVIVKPTGPDGLRLQDEPDPLLGPEDLLVDVKATALNRADLSQVQGNYPAPAGVRNDIPGLEMSGVVLKVGPRAFGFKEGDRVFALLSGGGYASRVALHHRMALPISPNLDFRQAAAVPEVFFTAFDALFNHCNLKMGESALIHAGGSGVGTAAIQLAKRAGAFTFATLGSDDKLAKAKALGLDVGINYNTHDFAQVIKERTQGRGVDVILDVIGAPYWTRNLTSLAVQGRMVIVGTLGGGDLPNADLRQLMPKRLQVKGTVLRARPLEEKIALTRQFDKHVLPHLASGAIKPVIDRVFPLSHAPDALKYMSTNANFGKIVLSID; this is translated from the coding sequence ATGCGCGCCGCCGTCATCGTTAAACCTACCGGCCCCGACGGCCTCCGACTCCAGGACGAGCCCGACCCCCTCCTCGGCCCCGAAGACCTCCTCGTCGACGTCAAAGCCACCGCCCTCAATCGCGCCGACCTCTCGCAAGTCCAGGGCAACTATCCCGCCCCCGCCGGCGTCCGTAACGACATCCCCGGCCTCGAAATGTCCGGCGTCGTCCTCAAAGTCGGCCCTCGCGCCTTCGGCTTCAAGGAAGGCGACCGCGTTTTCGCCCTCCTCAGCGGCGGCGGCTACGCCTCCCGCGTCGCCCTTCACCACCGCATGGCCCTTCCCATCTCCCCCAACCTCGACTTCCGCCAGGCCGCCGCCGTCCCCGAGGTCTTCTTCACCGCCTTCGACGCACTCTTTAACCACTGCAACCTCAAAATGGGCGAGTCCGCCCTTATCCACGCTGGCGGCAGCGGCGTCGGCACCGCCGCCATCCAGCTCGCCAAACGCGCCGGCGCCTTCACCTTCGCTACCCTCGGCTCCGACGATAAGCTAGCCAAGGCCAAGGCCCTCGGCCTCGACGTCGGCATCAACTACAACACCCACGATTTCGCCCAGGTCATCAAAGAGCGCACCCAGGGCCGAGGTGTCGACGTCATTCTCGACGTCATCGGCGCCCCCTACTGGACTCGAAACCTAACCTCCCTCGCCGTCCAGGGCCGAATGGTCATCGTCGGCACCCTCGGCGGCGGCGACCTCCCCAACGCCGACCTGCGGCAGCTTATGCCCAAGCGACTTCAGGTCAAAGGCACCGTCCTCCGCGCCCGGCCCCTGGAAGAAAAAATCGCCCTAACCCGCCAGTTCGACAAACACGTCCTCCCCCACCTGGCCTCCGGCGCCATCAAGCCCGTCATCGACCGCGTCTTCCCCCTCTCCCACGCCCCCGACGCCCTAAAATACATGTCCACCAACGCCAACTTCGGCAAAATCGTCCTCTCCATTGACTAG
- a CDS encoding sulfite exporter TauE/SafE family protein has product MILEFSVAEFILLQALVLAVSTAVGIVAFGFAMAMTPFFLIFLEPRLVVEMNLMLTGLLFLVMSARSWGHVDKGMLGALVVGGAIGLPAGVALVSNVEGRALSLVLASVVIVTAVMAVTRTFPTFRRERVAAVPVGAVFNFLNAGLSLGGPVMALFALNQRWGRDKTRAMLASFFLVTASTTLAAHAAFGLLGAEEVKSAAVFMPSLLVGTFTAQRFIGRIDEEMFRRLVMATLLATSAGVLGREVWGMV; this is encoded by the coding sequence ATGATTTTGGAATTCAGCGTCGCCGAGTTTATTCTTCTTCAGGCGCTGGTGCTGGCGGTCAGCACGGCGGTGGGGATTGTGGCGTTTGGGTTCGCGATGGCGATGACGCCGTTCTTTTTGATTTTCCTGGAGCCTCGGCTGGTGGTGGAGATGAACCTGATGTTGACGGGGCTGTTATTCCTGGTGATGTCGGCGAGGTCATGGGGGCACGTGGACAAGGGGATGCTGGGGGCGCTGGTGGTGGGAGGGGCCATAGGATTGCCCGCAGGTGTGGCGCTGGTGTCGAATGTGGAGGGTCGGGCGCTGAGTTTGGTACTGGCGAGTGTGGTCATCGTGACGGCGGTGATGGCGGTGACTCGGACGTTTCCGACGTTTCGTCGGGAGCGGGTGGCGGCGGTGCCGGTGGGGGCGGTGTTCAACTTTTTGAACGCCGGGCTGTCGCTGGGAGGGCCGGTGATGGCGCTTTTCGCGCTGAACCAGCGATGGGGCAGGGACAAGACTCGCGCGATGCTGGCGAGCTTTTTCCTGGTGACGGCGTCGACGACGCTGGCTGCGCACGCGGCCTTTGGGCTGCTGGGGGCGGAGGAGGTGAAGAGCGCGGCGGTGTTCATGCCGTCGCTGCTGGTGGGGACGTTTACGGCGCAGCGGTTTATCGGGCGGATTGATGAGGAGATGTTCCGCCGGCTGGTGATGGCGACGCTGCTGGCGACGAGCGCGGGGGTGCTAGGGAGGGAGGTCTGGGGGATGGTGTAG